Sequence from the Corallococcus sp. EGB genome:
CGGCAGACGCCCTTCTCCCTGGAGTGGCGCCTGAAGGAGTTCACCCGCTGGCGCTCGGACGCGAACCCCAACGGCACGCTCAACTATCCCTCGTTGTCGCTGGTTCCCGCGCCGTTCGGCTACCAGTACGGGTGGGTGGGCTACCAGGGCGAGCTGTTCAACATGTGGCTGCCGCGCGGAGAGGATGGCGTCATCGCGAGCCGGCTCGCCTACGGCAATCCCTATCCGTCCAGCTGGGGCGTGGTGGGCACCGCCGGCTATTCGTTCCGGTCCGCGACGCCCGTCGTCGTCGGGAGCCGGGTCCACTACCCCAGCGGCAACATCTTCGTCACCGACCGGCTGGACCACCTGGTCGCCGGCCCCATCCAGCCGGCCCTCTCGCCGCCGCGGGAGCTGCGCATCGACGGCCTGGACGCCTATGTGTCGCGCGTGGTGGGCACCAACCAGCCCGTCATCTCCTGGCGGCCCCCCGCCCTGGGCACGGCCCGGAACTACGTGGTGTCTGTCATCCAGTTGATGGGCACCTGGACCTCCAACCCCACGCTGCGCTTCGCCGTGCCGGGTGACCGGACCCAGGTCCGCCTGCCGCCGGGCCTGCTGCTGCCCGGCTCCACCTACTACGTGCGTGTGTTGGCGGACGGCTCGCCGCTCTACGAGCCCTCGCGCGCCCCGTACATCACCGGGGAGCTGTTGCCCTCCATCACCGCGGACACGTTCAGCGCCGCCTTCACCACGCCGTAGTTCCGGCGTGCGGGCCCGCTACCGCGCCGTCTGGCGGTGGCGGGCCATGCATTGCTGGTAGCGGGCGTCCACCGACTTCGCGAACCACGCGGTGGTGCGCTCCCCGCTCAGCTTCACGCTCTTGAGCGTCACCTGGGGCAATTGGGCATACGCGGGCGCCTCTCCCGTCTGCTTCGCGTACACGCGCTTCACGGCCAGGTACGTGTCCGTCTTCTCGAAGTCCGCCGTCTTCTCCTCCTCCACGTCCCGGCGCACCCGACGCTCGCTCAGGTCCGGCGCGTAGCGCTGGCGGAAGAGGAGCAGCGCCTTGAGGCTCTGGCTGTCCTCGCCCCGGGGCTCTCCCTTCTTGTCATACAAGCGCAGGTCGCCATCCGTCGCCAGGGGGACGCCGGTGAGGCGGCTGACCTGGGCCTGCAGCGCGGCGTTGCGGGAGCTGTAGACGCCTCCGTTGTAATCCGCGAAGCGGTAGAGCGGCGCGTCGTACGCGGCCTCGAAGCCCAGGAGCCGCGCGGTGCCGTAGCGCACGCCGCCCGCGCGCGTATAGAGCGACTCGCGCACCGCCACCGGATCCGCGTCCGGGCCCGCCTTCTCCACCGCGTAGCGCACGCTGACCTGCATGGAGCCCGCGGTGGTGACGGGGTTCTGCCCCGCGAACGAGGACGGACCGAACAGGGAGCTGGCCAGGTCCGCGGCCGCGTACGCCGTCGGGTACTCCGCCTCGTAGTACGCCAGCATGTCGCGGAAGAGCCGGTCCAGGTCCCGCTCGGTGCGCAGGGCATCCAGCCGCTCGCTGAAGGTGCGCTTCGCCCCCTTCGGCTTCGCCGCGAGCACCTCGTCCAGCAGCCGCCGCCCCAGGGGGCCCAGCCGTCCCGCCGTGGTGTCCAGCTTCTGGCGCACCAGCCTGGGCAGCCCCGGCACCGCGGGGTCCGCCTGGAAGCCGGACTCCTGTTCGATGATGGCCAGCACCTGACACACCACCGGCGCCGACGCGGGAATCGCCTCCGCGTCCAGCGCCGCCAGCACGTCGCGCGCCCAACCCTCGCGCTCCGCTCCCTTCACCTTCGCGGGCATCAGCCGCGCCACCTGCGCCACCGACAACGTGGGTGGCGCGGGCACCTCCGTCACCACCGGCGCCCGCGACGCGCAGGCCGTGAGCGCCAGCGCCGCACCCACGTACAACACGCCTGTCCAACGCCGGACGGCGGTCCGCGTCATGCCCGCCTCCCGCCGCAGGTGAGAGGGCGTCTCATGAAACATTTTTTGAGACATCCCGGAGGCGGGTCCGTTCCCTCCCGAGAGCCGGTGAATAGCGGCAAAACTGCTGTAAATTTCTTAAACTGCAATTCTTGAGTTCCACGCTCGAGCATTAGGAAAGGAGAAAGTGGCAAAACGCACTTTCTCCAAAAAGAAGTTGATCTGATGAATTCGAATGTGTCACGTATCATCCCGCTGTTTTTTCCTGGAGGTATCGCTTTGGCTCATCGACTGTTGAAGACGATTGGCGCAGCCTGGCTGGGTGTGGCTCTGACGGCGTGCGGCACGCAGGGTTCGACGGGGGAGGAGACGCAGGCTCCCGAGCAGGAGAAGTCGGGCGAGGACATCCAGAGCGCGCTGAACGCGCTCGGCGGCGCGCAGGTGTTGGGGGTGCACGCGGACGGCATCCCGGACAGCATCCGTGGCGAGCTGGGCCGGGTGGAGCGGACGCTGAACACGCTGCAGTCGAGCCGTCAGGCGGTGGCCGGCGTGGCCGCGGCGTTCCGGCTGAACCCGGACGACCTGGTGTTGCGCAAGTCGAGCACCGACGAGCAGGGCAACCAGCACCTGCGCTTCACGCAGACGAAGAACGGCCTGGAGGTCGTCGGCGGTGAGCTGGTGGTTCACGTGCGCCCGGACGGCACGGTGTTCCGCGCCAACGGGTCCGCGCGCGACGGCCTGAACGTGTCCGCCATGCCGCGCATCGCCGGCACGGCCGCTCGCGAAGCGGCGCTGAGCGCGACGGTGGGCACGGGCCTGGACGTCCAGGGCTCCCCCCGCCTGGTGTACGTGCGCACAGAGGACGGCGCGCTCCGCCTGGCGTACGAAGTGACGGTGACGGGTGAGAAGGACCTGATGCCGCTGCGCGACCGCGTGTACGTGAGCGCGGTGGACGGCTCCATCGTGCTGCGCGCGCCGCAGATCCACTCCGCGCTCAACCGCAAGGTGTACAGCTCGAACAACACCACCACCACCCCGGGCACGCTCAAGCGCTCCGAGGGCCAGGCGGCCATCGGTGACTCGCATGTCGACATGAACTACGACATGCTGGGCTACACCTACGACTGCTACAAGACGAACTTCAACCGCGACTCGCTGAACAACGCGGGCCAGACGCTGATCAGCTCGGTCCACTACAGCAAGAACTACGTGAACGCCTACTGGGACGGCACCCAGATGGTGTACGGCGACGGCGACGGCGTGAACTCCATCGAGCTGGGCAAGGACGCGGACGTCACGGTCCACGAGCTGACCCACGCGGTGACGCAGAACGAGTCCAACCTCACGTACTCCGGCCAGTCCGGCGGCCTCAACGAGGCCATGTCCGACACCTTCGGCGCCATCTGCGAGAGCTGGGCCTCCGGCACGTGGAGCACCGCGCCGGACGTCTGGATGGTGGGCGAGGACGTGTGGACCCCCGGCGTCGCGGGTGACGCGCTCCGCTACATGGACGACCCGGCGAAGGACGGCGTGTCGCTCGACTGGGCGCCGGACTACTCCGGCCAGGACGTGCACTACACCTCTGGCGTGCCCAACCTGGCGTTCGCGCTGCTCTCCAAGGGCGGCACGCACCCGCGCGGCAAGAGCACCGTGAACGTGCCGGGCATCGGCGTCCAGAAGGCCGGGCAGATCTGGTACCGCGCCAACACGGAGCTCTACACGGCGGGCACGACGTACGTGCAGGCCAAGGCCTGGACCATCCAGGCGGCGGCGGACCTGGGCTATGACCAGGCCACGCAGGACGCGGTGAAGGCGGCCTGGGAAGCGGTGGGCGTGGGCGTGACGGTTCCGCCCCCGACCTCCACCCCGCTGACCAACGGCACGCCGGTGACCGGCCTGTCCGGCAGCTCGGGCAGCAAGAAGTACTACTCGCTGGTCGTCCCCTCGGGCGCCACGAACCTCAAGTTCGTCACGACCGGCGGCACGGGTGACGTGGACCTGTACGTGCGCTTCGGCGCGGCGCCGGACTCGGCCACCTACGATTGCCGTCCGTACGCCAGTGGCAACGAGGAGACGTGCACCATCACCAACATCCAGGCGGGCACCTACTACGTGATGCTGAACGCCTACTCCGCCTACTCCGGCGTGACGCTGACGGGCAGCTACAGCACGGGCGGTGGCGGCGGTGGCAACGTGCTGCAGAACAACGTGCCGGTGACGGGCATCTCCGGCGCCTCCGGCTCCTTCACCCAGGAGTGGATCACCGTGGACGTGCCGGCGAGCAAGAAGGTCACGTTCTCCATCGCGGGTGGCACGGGCGACGCGGACATGTACGTGAAGTTCGGCTCCTCGCCGACGACCGCGTCGTATGACTGCCGTCCGTACCTGTCCGGCAACAACGAGTCGTGCAGCATCACCAAGACGACCGCGGGCAAGTACTACGTGAAGCTCAACGGGTACACGGCCTACTCGGGCGTGACGCTCAAGGCGGTCTGGTAGTCGCACCCGCTTCCAGCCCGGCTCCCTTCGCGTGAGGGGAGTCCGGGATGAAGACAGGCACCCGGGGAGCCTCCATGGCTTCCCGGGTGTCGTCGTTTCAGGCACCGGAACGTGCCGCCTAACGCCGCACCTGCACGTCGCGCGCGACGGTGCGGCCGCCCATGAGGACGAACTGCGCGCGCACCGGCGTGCCTTCCTGGAGCTCCTTGAGGGGCACGCGCTGGCCCTGGCGCAGACCGCGGCTGCGCTGGTCGAGTTGGAGCTCGTAGACGGTACCTTCGCCGTCGCGCACGTGCAGGGTGTTCCGGCCCACGCTGGTCACCCGGCCGCTCACCGTGCTGGACGCGATGATGACCTGCTCCAGCGGCCGGTTGGCGGAGGTGTCCGTCACCGCCGCCTGTGCCGCCTTGGCCGCGCCCTCGTACCAGGCCTCGTCATCGCTGGCCTGCACGGCCTGGGCGCCAATCATGACCCGCCCCTCGGCGGGCGCCCGCGTCGTGGGCGTGCCGTCCGGGCGGCCCTGGGGCTGCTGTCGGGCGTTCGCCTGTGCGTTGGGGTTGGGCGGGGCGCTCTGACGGGCCTGCGCCGTCTGGGCGGGCTCGTTCACGCGAGGTCCTGGGAGCGGCCGGGCAGCGGGCGGAGGCGTCGTATCCGGAGGCACTTGCGCGTTCGCGGCGGGCCGCGCGTCCCCGCTTGGAGGCCGGGTGGTGTCCACCGTGCTCCGCGCCAGCGCGGGCGTGGCCGGCACCATCAGTCCGCCGCTCGCGGAGTCGCGGGCCTGCATCGCCGTCGGCATCGCGTCCGCGGTGTCATGCTCCCGACAGCCGGGAGCGAGCGAGCACAAACCCACCATCCCCAACCACATCCACCGTCCACCCATCCGCCAACCCTCCCGCAGGCGAACCTGCGGACGACCCCCTGCCGGTGCAAGCGTCCAGCGTCTGGAAGGGTGTTGGCTTCTGGATGGCGGCTACGCGGGGAGCGTGGCGGCCACGGCGCGCACGTGGTCGCGCACCCGCTCCCTCGCGGCGATGAGCTCCGTCGCGCTCGAGGGGGTGTAGCCCAGGCACAGGACCACGTCATCCTCGGGGGCGGCGCGCGTACCCAGCGCCGCGTAGTCGAGCGAGCGCGGGGTGGGTTCCCCTTCCGGGTCATGGGTGAAGCGCCCGAACACGGTGGCCTGGCCGTCGCGGCCGGGGGCCGTCTCCTTGAGGGCGAAGAGGCGGCGCACGGCGGCGAGCGATTCCGGACGCTCGCGCAGGACGTCGGGGGACGCGGGGCCTCCCAGCTCCCACTCGAGGAGCTTCAGGCAGCCGCGCACGAACTCCACGTCGGTGATGACGAGCCCATAGAGGTACCAGTCCGCGCACGCGGCCTGGATCAGCCGCGCCTGCGCGTCGGTGAGCCAGCCGAAGGATGGACAGGTGAAGGTTTCACAGACAGTGGCGCGGTAGACGCCGCAGTCGCGCAGGTCCGTGCCTCCCGTCACCAGCGGGTGGCCCAGGCAGCCCACGCGCTGGCGCTCCGCGTCCAGGAAGCCCAGCAGGGGACATACCCGCACGATGGGGAAGAGCGCGGGGGCGTCCCGGTTCGCGGTGAGCTCGCGCGCGGCCTCGGCGTAGGCCTCGGGCGTGTGGGGCGTGCGGGACAGGCGCTCGGTCTGCGCCGTGAGCCTGCGGGTCAGCGCCGCGCGCGAGTGGTCCCGGAAGTTGTAGAGGCCGCAGCAGGCGCCGCAGGACGCGCCCCTGCCGGGCTGGCACAGGTGGAAGGAGACGGACATGTCAGAACCAGTCCGGACGCATGCGCGCGTAGGAGTCCTCGCCCGTGCGGCACAGGTGGGCGAGCAGCGGCACGCGCGGCACCTCCACGGCGAACCAGTACTGCGCGGCGGCGAGCTTGCCCTCGTAGAAGGCGGTGTCCTCCGGTGAGGGAGCGCGCGCGAGGCCTTCCTTCGCGGCGGCTGCTTGCGCGAGCCAGCGCCACGCGACGGCCACCACGCTGAAGAGCTCCAGGAAGTCCGTGCTGTGGCGGAGCATCACGTCCACTTCGCCGGCCATGCCTCGCGCGCCCAGCTCCAGGGTGAGGGACGCGGCCTGCTGGAGCGCGTCCTCCAAGGCATCGCTCCACGCGGGCTCCACCCCGGCGGCGCGGGCACGGGCGGTGGTGGCGCGCACCTCCTCGTCGAGCGCCTGGAGCGCGGCGCCGCCCTCCGCCACTGCCTTGCGCCCGAGCAGGTCCAGGCCCTGGATGCCGGTGGTGCCCTCGTGGATGCTGTTGAGCTTCTGGTCTCGCAGCCACGCTTCGGGGAGGTACTCGCTGGAGTAGCCGTAGCCGCCGTGGATCTGCAGCGCGAGCGCGTTGGACTCGAAGCCCTTCTCCGCGGGGAACGTCTTGGCGATGGGCGTGAGCAGGTCCAGCAGCAGCTGCGCGCGCTTGCGCGTGGCTTCGTCCGGGGCGTGGTGGGCGAGGTCCGACTGCGTGGAGGTGAGGAGCAGGAGCGCGAGGCCGCCCTCCACGATGGCCTTCTGGCGCAGCAGCATGCGCCGCACGTCCGCGTGTTCGATGATGGGGGACTGGGCGCGCGAGGTGTCGCGGATGCCGGCGGGGCGGCCCTGGGGGCGCTCGCGCGCGTAGGCGAGTGATTCCTGGTAGGCGACGGCGGCGGTGGACACGCCGTTGAGGCCCACCATGATGCGGGCCTCGTTCATCATCTGGAACATGCAGGCGAGCCCGCGTCCGGGCTGGCCCACGAGCCAGCCGTGACAGTCATGGGACTCGCCGAAGTTGAGGACGAGGCTGGGCAGGCCGCGCCAGCCAATCTTGTGGATGACGCCGGCCACCTGGACGTCGTTGGGGACGAGGGTGTCTCCCTGGGGCCTGCGCGAGGGCACGGCGAAGAGGGACACGCCGCGCGTACCGCCCTCGGCGCCCTCGATGCGGGCGAGGGTGAGGTGCACGATGTTGTCGGTGAAGTCCTGGTCGCCCCCGCTGATGAAGATTTTCGAGCCCTGGAGCCGGTACGTGCCGTCCGGCGCGGGCGTGGCGCGCGTCTTCACGTCCGCGAGGCTGCTGCCGGCCTGGGGCTCGGTGAGCGCCATGGTGCCGGTCCACTCGCCCCGGTACATCCGGGTCATGAAGGTGTCGCGCAGGAAGGGCGTGCCGAAGACTTCCAGCAGGTGCGCGGCGCCGAGGGTGAGGCCCAGGTAGCCATAGGCGCTCAGGTTGGCGGCCATGAGGTAGGCGCTGGCCACGGCGTGCACGGTGAGGGGGAGCTGTTGGCCGCCGACGTCGGCCGGGCGGGTGGCGGTGAGCAGGCCCAGGTCGGCCATGCCGGCGTAGAGCGAGCGCATGGCGGGGTGGACGCGCACGCGGCCGTGTTCGAAGACGGGCGGGGCGGCGTCCATGGGCCGGTAGGTGGGAGCGAGCACCTCGCGGGCGAAGCGGCGGGTGCTGTCCAGGAGGAGCGTGAAGGTGTCACGCGAGTGCTCCTGGAAGGCCGGCAGCGCGCAGAGGGCGGCGGTGTCCAGCGCCTCGTAGAGCTGGAAGTCCACGTCGCGGTCCGACAGCAGGGGATTGGGGCGGGGCACGCTCATGCCCGGGTTCCCTACCAGGACGCGATGGGGCCGTCGAAGTCATCGTGCGACGGGCATTCACCGTTGGACGCGGGTGGGGCTTCCGGGCGGGGAGCGTGCGGGGGCAGCGAGGGCTTGGGCTTTCCGGCGGGGGAGGGGGGGCTGTGCGGGTCGATGCCGGTGTCTGGCATTGGTGCACCTCCGTGTGGGGTGTCCCGGCGATTCCCGTCTGAAGGTGGGGCTCATGTCTGTCCATTGCCGGGCGGGGACGGTCGGGGAGGCAAGGTCCCGCAGGGCGTGTCGGCCCGGGCCTGCGGGAGGGGCGGGCGCGACGCACCGTTGGAGGTGGAGGTATTTTCCGATGATCATCGTCGGCTCGATGCTGGTGGGAGTCCTGGTCATGTTGCTGGTGATGGGTGGGGTCATCATGGGGGGCGTGCTCGCGCACAAGAACGCGCGCGACGACGAGGCGCGGTGGGCGAGGGAAAACGCAGAGCTCGCGGCGCGGCACGAGAGGGACAGGTCCGGACCCATGGGTGGGGAACCCGTGCACGCGTGAAGGCGTGAGGCGCATTCCTCGCGAGGATGCGCCGTGCGCTTCGTGCTGCCGTCACTGCTGGGGCTGTGGGTGGGGTGTGCGGATGGACGACTCCGCCCGCACCGGAAGTTCCCGCAGGCGACGCTGTGTCTACCGGGGCCGCGGAGCGTAGTAGCGACGCAGCCAGCGGCTGAGTCCATCCAGGCCGGGGAAGAGGACGCGCTCGGTGATGTTCGCCTGGTCGAGCTTGTCTCGTATCTCCCACTTGAGCGACGCCGGCACCACCAGCCTGCGCACGCCGTGGTGCTGGTGCCCCAGGAAGTCGTTCAGGCTCAGCCCCGGCCCGTTCATCACCGAGAACAGCGCGAACTGGTTCACGATGCGCGCGTCCAACGACGGCGGCTCGAAGAACAACACGAACGGATGCTCCCCCAGCCCGTCGAACGTCGGCAGGTCCTGCGCCACCGACGCCAACATCTCCGCCGTGAACACGTCCGCCCCCTCCACCCGCAACTGCTCACGCAGCGGCCGGGGCAGCTGCTCGTTCGTCTTGTGGTAGTCCACGCACCAGACCGCCCCGTCCTCCTCCATCAGGTCCACGCGCTCCGTCATGAAGTGCAGGGCCACATAGGGACTGAACGTCCAGTCGAGCAGCCGCGTCGGCATCCCGTGGTGCTGCGCCAGCGCCAGCCAGTCCCAGATGGACGTCAGGCGCTCCGTGCCCGGGACGCCCCGCGCGTACTTGCGGAAGGCCCGTAGCAGATCCCTCTCCTGCCGCACGAACGCCCCCTGGCGGTTCAGCGTCGCCGTCAAATCCAACGTCGCGTTCGGAACGCCCCGGAACACGAAGCTCGTGCGGAACCGGTGCAGGGGCTCGTTCCACGAGCCCGCGAACATCAGGTCCTGCAACTCCAACCAGGATGTGACTCGCCGCTCCTGCATCCGCTGGCCCCTCGCCGCCTGACAAGGTGGACCCTGCCCTTCAGGAACGCAGCGGCGGGCCCGGCGGGAGACGGCGCCGGACGCCCCTCCCGCCCGCTCCCCCTCCCAGCGGAGGGGCGCGCCAGCGGGCAGGACGCCCGGCCGTCTCCATCACGGAAACTGAAACAGAGACATCTCAGGGCTGCCCGAAGTCCGCGGGCTGCGTGAAGGCATACGAGCTGGCGCCCGGCGCCTTGTCCTGCTGGAACAAGGGGCACTTGGCGCAGGTGAAGCTCTCCCAATCCTGGCGGACCGCCACGTCGATGCATCCGCCGTAGAAGCGGCAGTGCACGTTGCGGTGCTCCTCGATGGAGAACGTCTCAGCCCGCAGCGGAGGGTGGAACCTGGTGGGACGCGGCTGTGGACAAGGCATGGGATTCTCTCTAGCCCCCCTCGTGGGTGCTGATTCCCTCTACTGACCGGTGCGTCGCGTCATTCCCGGCGTGCCGCTGTCCGGACACTGAACGCTTGCACCCCGGCTCATCGCTGCCAGCAGAAGACCGTGTGGGTGCGACACATTCAAAAGGCACAACAGCCTAATGACGTCGGGCGTCCCGGGCCCGCCCCGCCAGGATGTCTGCCTTCACGCGGAGCAACCAGCCGGGCAGGCCGTCGGAATCTTCACGCCTGGAGCGCTTTCCCGCGAGAATGCGGCGCGTGAGCTCCCCCGCCCGACCCCCTCGTGCTTCCTCCCGCTGGCTGAGCGCCCTGGCGCTCCTGTCCCTGGTGCTGCTCAGCGGCTGTTCCGCCTTCTCCCGCGCCGTGCGCGAGGGGGACGGCGCCGTGAAGGAGCGCCACTGGGCGGAGGCGGAGGCGGCCTACCTGCGCGCCCTGGCCGCGGACCCGGGGGCCTCCGAGGTCACCGTGAAGCTGCGCGCGGTGCGCAAGGCGTGGGGCGCGGAGGTGTACCAGGAGGCCGGCGCCGCCCATGCCTCCGGGGACCTGCCGTCCGCCACCAAGCTGCTGGTGCGAGTGCTGGAGCTGGACCCCGACCATGACGGTGCCCGCGCGCTGCTCGCCCAGACGCTGGAGGCGCGCGTGCAGGTGGCATTGGGGCTGCTCAAGGAGGAGAAGCTCCAGGATGCCCGCGCGGAGCTGGACGCGGTGCTCGCCGTGGCGCCGGACCACGTGAATGCGCGCAAGGGCGTGGACGCCGTGCAGGTGGCGTGGGCGAAGCGCTTCTTCTCCAGCGCGGAGTCACTGGAGAAGGCCGGCAAGCTGGGCAACGCGCTCGTGGCCTACGTGCGCGCGGACCAGGAGCGCGTGGGCGCCACCGCCGCCCGCGAGCGCGCGGAGGCCGTGCGGCAGAAGCTGCGCGACGAGGTGGCCTTCCTGGTGGTGGCCACCCCCGTGGAGGACAACGCCCAGGCCCCGGATGTCGCCCAGCGGCTGAGCGCGGGACGGCTGGCCGCGGCGCTCCCCACGCAGCTGCCCCTGAAGGTCGTGACGGAGGCGCCCCCGGGCCGCGTGGGCGTGAAGCTGGACCTGGCCCTGGAGCGCGTGCTGCCGCTCAAGGCGGTGGAGGAGTCCCAGCGCAGCCAGCGCTACCTCGCGGGCAACCGCTCCGTGCCCAACCCCAAGCGCGCTGAGTACGAGAAGAAGCTGTTGGAGGCGGAGCGCACCCTGGAGGGCGTGGAGCGCAAGCAGGCCGCCGTGCTGCGCGAGTACCTCAAGGCCCAGCTGGAGCTGGGCACGCTTCGCGACGTCGCCGAGCGCTGCCGCGAGCGGGAGAAGCGCGAGTGCCGCAAGGCCATCCAGGAGTGCGGCGAGGAGGCCCGCGACGCGAAGAGCCCGGGCAAGGTGCCGGGCGAGTGCGACCCGGAGCGCTGCTCCGGCCAGTGCACCCAGGACGAGGGCCTGATGACGATGAAGGCCAAGGCGACGCGCGTGCTGGAGGTGGCGGTGCAGGTGGCGCTGGACAAGGCGGAGTCCCAGCGCACCGAGGTGCAGCGCAACCGCGACGCCGTCTTCCGTGAGCCCATCACCGTGGAGGAGCCCATGTATTCGGACTTCGTCTACGACGTGCAGCTGCACCGGCTCACCGTGACGGCCACCGTGACGTCGGTGATGCGCGACCTGCTGACGCCCCAGCAGGTGGCCGCGCCGAACACGCAGGACTACGCGGTGCTGCACGAGGACCTGGCGCACAAGGGGTATGACCGCTACGGCGTGCTCGCGGACCCCGTGCAGCTGCGCAACGAGCTGGAGCTGCGCGTGGACGCGGGCGACAAGGCCGTCCAGGACGTGGCCCGGCACGTGAAGGAGCGCTTCGACCTGTACCGCGGCAAGCGCGTGGAGGACGCCCGGCGCGGCATGGTGCGCCCCGGCGCGGAGGACGTGGTGGAGACGGCCGTGCGCGCGCTGCTGCTCACCGCGGACGCGCCCCCGCAGGACATCCTCCAGCCCGTCGCCCGCGCGCGCGGCCTCACGAAGCCGGAGGCCCTGCTGGGCGTGGGGCAGTAGCCCCGGTCAGTCCAGGCTGGCGCTCATCTCCGGGCGCTCCAGCCGCAGCGTCTCCACCCGGCGCCGGCGCGCGCCCGCGATGGTCAGGTGCCACGCGGCCGCGGCCAGCCCCACGCAGAAGCAGCCCGCCCACAGCGCGCGGCCGCCCACGTGGCCCAGCATCGCGCCTCCCAGCGCGGGGGCGATGCTGGAGGCCAGGCCCCACATCATGTGGTACGCGCCCTGGTAGCTGCCGCGCAGCTCCGCCGGCGCCAGGTCCGCCACCACCGACGGCGCCACCGGCGAGTGGACGATCTCCCCCAGCGTCCACACCGCCACCGCGGCCATCGCCAGCGGCACCGTGGCTGGTAGCGCGTGCAGCCCGAAGCCCACGGCGGTGAGCACGCCCGCCACCGCCAGCGCGGTGGAGCGCCGCACCCGGGCCACCCCGCGCACGACGAACGGCTGGAGCGCGACGATGAGCACGCCGTTGACGGACATCACCAGCCCGTACTGGGCGGGCGTCAGCCCCTGCTGGGTGAGCGTCAGCGGCAGGCTCATGAAGCTCTGGTGGAAGAGCAGCGCCAGCGCGAACACCGGCAGGCAGAAGGCCAGGTACACGCCGTCGCGGAAGGGCGACAGCACCGCCCCCAGCGGCGAGTGGGACGCGTGCGCCGCCCGCGCCTCCGCGGGCCGCGTCTCCGGCACGAACGCCCAGACGCAGCAGCCGTAGAGGAACGTGGTCACCGCGTCCGCGATGAAGAGCAGCCGGTAGCCCAGCCCCGCCAGGAGGCCCGCCAGCGGCAGCGCGATGGCGAAGCCCAGGTTGATGACCCAGTAGAGCAACCCGTACGCGCGCGCCCGGTCCCGGGGCGCCACCAGGTCCGCCACCGCCGCGGACACCGCCGGCCGGTAGAGGTCTCCCAGGATGCCCAGGAGGAAGGCCGCCACCGCGATGCTTCCCGGCGTCTCCGAGTGGCCGATGAACAGCATGGCCCCCGACCCCAGCCACAGGCCCCCCGCGAGCGTCAGCCGCCGGCCCACCCGGTCCGCGAGCATGCCTCCCAGGGGCGCCGCCAGCACCGCGCCCGCGCCGTTGAGCGCCACGATGAAGCCCGCCTGCTCCACGCTGAAGCCGCGCTCGCGCGTGAGGTAGAGCGCCAGGAACGGCGCGACGAAGGACCCCAGCCGGTTCACGAAGGTGCCCACCCACAGGACCCAGTACGTCCGTGGCAGGCCACCTCCGCCCAGCGCTCTCAACACCATGGCAACGGGATTCATGGAGGATGCCCGACGGCCGTGGGAGGGACGCCTGACCGGGGCGTCCGCCAGCATGCGCCCGCGCCCCGCCCGTTTCCATGCGCGCTCCGTCACACGCGGGCGGTTGGAACCTCATGCATTCCAGTCGCGCGCGAAACGCGACTTCCCGGTACGTCCTTCATGGCGCTGGACATCCCCTCCGGGCTCCTCCAGGTTGCCGCGCCAACCCACACCGGGAAAGGCGGGCATGGGGCAGGTCATCGGACTCCTGGGGGTGTGCCTCCTGTTGGGCGTGGTGGCGCGCCGGAGCGGCCGGTTCCCGGAAGGGACGGCGCCCGCGTTCAACGCCTTCCTGCTCAATGTGTCCCTGCCCGCGCTGGTGCTGCGCGCCATGCACCGGCTGGA
This genomic interval carries:
- a CDS encoding DUF1615 domain-containing protein, encoding MTRTAVRRWTGVLYVGAALALTACASRAPVVTEVPAPPTLSVAQVARLMPAKVKGAEREGWARDVLAALDAEAIPASAPVVCQVLAIIEQESGFQADPAVPGLPRLVRQKLDTTAGRLGPLGRRLLDEVLAAKPKGAKRTFSERLDALRTERDLDRLFRDMLAYYEAEYPTAYAAADLASSLFGPSSFAGQNPVTTAGSMQVSVRYAVEKAGPDADPVAVRESLYTRAGGVRYGTARLLGFEAAYDAPLYRFADYNGGVYSSRNAALQAQVSRLTGVPLATDGDLRLYDKKGEPRGEDSQSLKALLLFRQRYAPDLSERRVRRDVEEEKTADFEKTDTYLAVKRVYAKQTGEAPAYAQLPQVTLKSVKLSGERTTAWFAKSVDARYQQCMARHRQTAR
- a CDS encoding M4 family metallopeptidase, whose translation is MAHRLLKTIGAAWLGVALTACGTQGSTGEETQAPEQEKSGEDIQSALNALGGAQVLGVHADGIPDSIRGELGRVERTLNTLQSSRQAVAGVAAAFRLNPDDLVLRKSSTDEQGNQHLRFTQTKNGLEVVGGELVVHVRPDGTVFRANGSARDGLNVSAMPRIAGTAAREAALSATVGTGLDVQGSPRLVYVRTEDGALRLAYEVTVTGEKDLMPLRDRVYVSAVDGSIVLRAPQIHSALNRKVYSSNNTTTTPGTLKRSEGQAAIGDSHVDMNYDMLGYTYDCYKTNFNRDSLNNAGQTLISSVHYSKNYVNAYWDGTQMVYGDGDGVNSIELGKDADVTVHELTHAVTQNESNLTYSGQSGGLNEAMSDTFGAICESWASGTWSTAPDVWMVGEDVWTPGVAGDALRYMDDPAKDGVSLDWAPDYSGQDVHYTSGVPNLAFALLSKGGTHPRGKSTVNVPGIGVQKAGQIWYRANTELYTAGTTYVQAKAWTIQAAADLGYDQATQDAVKAAWEAVGVGVTVPPPTSTPLTNGTPVTGLSGSSGSKKYYSLVVPSGATNLKFVTTGGTGDVDLYVRFGAAPDSATYDCRPYASGNEETCTITNIQAGTYYVMLNAYSAYSGVTLTGSYSTGGGGGGNVLQNNVPVTGISGASGSFTQEWITVDVPASKKVTFSIAGGTGDADMYVKFGSSPTTASYDCRPYLSGNNESCSITKTTAGKYYVKLNGYTAYSGVTLKAVW
- a CDS encoding acyl-CoA dehydrogenase — encoded protein: MSVPRPNPLLSDRDVDFQLYEALDTAALCALPAFQEHSRDTFTLLLDSTRRFAREVLAPTYRPMDAAPPVFEHGRVRVHPAMRSLYAGMADLGLLTATRPADVGGQQLPLTVHAVASAYLMAANLSAYGYLGLTLGAAHLLEVFGTPFLRDTFMTRMYRGEWTGTMALTEPQAGSSLADVKTRATPAPDGTYRLQGSKIFISGGDQDFTDNIVHLTLARIEGAEGGTRGVSLFAVPSRRPQGDTLVPNDVQVAGVIHKIGWRGLPSLVLNFGESHDCHGWLVGQPGRGLACMFQMMNEARIMVGLNGVSTAAVAYQESLAYARERPQGRPAGIRDTSRAQSPIIEHADVRRMLLRQKAIVEGGLALLLLTSTQSDLAHHAPDEATRKRAQLLLDLLTPIAKTFPAEKGFESNALALQIHGGYGYSSEYLPEAWLRDQKLNSIHEGTTGIQGLDLLGRKAVAEGGAALQALDEEVRATTARARAAGVEPAWSDALEDALQQAASLTLELGARGMAGEVDVMLRHSTDFLELFSVVAVAWRWLAQAAAAKEGLARAPSPEDTAFYEGKLAAAQYWFAVEVPRVPLLAHLCRTGEDSYARMRPDWF
- a CDS encoding FRG domain-containing protein, whose amino-acid sequence is MQERRVTSWLELQDLMFAGSWNEPLHRFRTSFVFRGVPNATLDLTATLNRQGAFVRQERDLLRAFRKYARGVPGTERLTSIWDWLALAQHHGMPTRLLDWTFSPYVALHFMTERVDLMEEDGAVWCVDYHKTNEQLPRPLREQLRVEGADVFTAEMLASVAQDLPTFDGLGEHPFVLFFEPPSLDARIVNQFALFSVMNGPGLSLNDFLGHQHHGVRRLVVPASLKWEIRDKLDQANITERVLFPGLDGLSRWLRRYYAPRPR